A window of Seriola aureovittata isolate HTS-2021-v1 ecotype China chromosome 17, ASM2101889v1, whole genome shotgun sequence genomic DNA:
CAGCTGGAGTAACACCTATGGCGATGACATCAGGCTTTCAGGAGCAGTAAACGACAAAAACCCACCTCGTCTGAAATTCCATCCTCATCCAGCACCTGCAGCCTGTGAACAAAGAATATGTCAAAACAACGCTACGGCTAGTTAACTGACGTGCAACAGTGGACAAATCATCGACAAGCACATTAATTGACAGGGATGTCGCGTTATAACCAGTCTGAGAGCCAGCAAGCAGCAACACAGGTAACAAAACTTCCTGAGTGGCGCCAAATCTCACACGCTGCTCCGTCCATTGAAATGCTAACTGGCTAACCGTTGTCAAGGGGCTAACTCTGTATGCAGCATCAGCCTTGGTTGTCCAATGGCAACGAGCTAATGCTAGCTGCAGCTGCTAGCACAGGCAAAATGTAGTGGTGGCCCCGCTCATGACAATCAGGGCAAGTACAGAACAGCGTTTTTCGGGTTTCACTGTTGTTAATGTTGCCGCTGCTGCTTCTGAACTGAGACAATAAGCTGCAGACACGCTACATCACAGGGACATCAACTGTTATTAGCATTCAGGTTACTAACGTTACCTTTTCCTGACATCATTTGGCAGAGACAGGGAAGTCCTGGCTGGCATGGTAAACAGCTAGCTAAACGTGTAAGACAAGAAAGATAAAACCGCGTTTAAAAATTCCGTTAAAACCGTGTAAAAACCCGCCGGTGTTAAGCACAGCGCGGCTCCACTGTGACTGCCTTGTGTGTGCTAGACCTTGCAATGGATGCTATAAGCAATTCGGGCGCGCGGGCCGTCTTTTCGCGCGGAAACCCGGGTGTTGTGGACTGTACCACTGCAGTTTTCTATGGGTGAAACGCTTTCACAGTGGGACGTGATGTCTCTGCTGAATGGATGATTTGTCATACGAAATAAATTTACTATATCATGTCATATATAAAACTGGACCGGGATTGTCACGTagttatgttttttaaatataatattccTGAAATGAAGAATTAACTTGACCCACCCCTACTGTAAACCAGATGTTTTAGACAACTGACCAAGCGGAAGCGATCTGAATGTTGTTTACTAATGTGCAATATTAACAATACATTTCCACATTTGAGATGATATTTATCTGTACTTTTGAATGACATCATTAAATAGATGCGCTTGCATTGAATAACCGTGCAACAAGAGCTGTTGTGTTATTGTAGTGATGGCGAAGTAAAGCTTTATGAATCAGTGAAGCTTTCAACACAGTTGTATTGAAAAATGGCTCATCACTTGAAGCTTTTCAAATCAAAGCTCGATGGAGACCTCTGCAGGTCAAATTCAGGAAAATATTTCACAACCGACCAACAGATGTATCCTCTTTGaagcaaaaatgaatgaatgatagatgaaaacatgaatgaattaatgaatacGTAAAttgatacataaataaataaacacgtTCTACTGCACAATCCATGtaactgaaaaacaataaagataaCATTTTACATTGTGCATTTGGACATTctccctgtttgtaaacaaGTATAACTCATAGAAAATATAGAAATAGAGGAAGTAAATAAATGCAGGTGCACACACTTATAATCTAAATAAGTAATAAGTTAAAGCCCTAATATAGATCCGTGGTGAAAAcactaagtacatttatttaagtACTGTACTTTTTGGGatatttgtactttacttgagtatttccttttgtactttctactccagtatatttatttcacagctttagttactagttacttttgTGATGAAGATTTTACAAAATGGATAATACaactatttaaaaatacaaaacattgtTAAACGTTAAACCAATGGTTTCCAACTTTTTTGGCTGGATTTATCTGGTGTCcctgtaaataaaactgtgtatTAAGTTTTTCAAACTAGCTCCACTTACAGAACCTACAACAGTAATATGCTGCTTACACACTAATTCTCCAGTATTAATAACATAATGAAGTCAGATATAATAATACTAGGTATATGGAGAAAACATCTTAATGGCTAAATGGCTGCTATATGCCTATTTTACCACAAGGTGGCATTGATAGTCTGAAAACAGGCTAAGGCTTTTTCAAGTTGGCAAATCATCTCCCAGTCATATCGTACATGTACCAGCATGGCCACATTTACTGTAAGTTTCCTCAcatgagtaataataataccttttttttttttttttttttttttaccttttatttaatTGAACAGTGATCAGTTTTCCATTCCAAGGCAGTTTaagaggggtgtgtgtgcatgtagtatatttacataatttattGGTGATGATAaagtgtgttcttttttttttggccatgtgtagtagttttttatttatgaagtATTACAGACTGTCCTATGTGACAGGGATAAACGCACATCGGTCTTGTGCTGACTTAAATATTATTGTGTATACAACTTCACCTTCAGGTTTCTGAATCTGATGTCATATCCTGCAGGGCACTGGAAAGACTTGGCAGACTTCCCAGCAGCACAGCCTCCTGGGGCTGATTCAGCCAATGTTCCCACCCAGGAATCCTGGAtgtctgacaggaaacaggccCAACTCTCAAGGACGCTATAAGTCagcctctcccctctcccctcacccCAAGTCTCCCCCTCACCCGAAAACCTCTCCCAGGGCCATTCTTTATGCTTCTCTCAGACAAACTATCTTACAAACAGACATTCTTTTTCACCAAACCCCATTTTCAACCTCCCTACCCTCTGCTAAGCTTCCCATCATAGCCCTGTCTTGCTTTAGCCTTTAAGCTATTGAACAATTTTATTAGGTAAGAGAGCAATGATTAATGGCTGAGCAGCATCTGCATGTACAATTTTGTACTTTCATGATGAGGCTAGTGTTTTTCTGACCTTGTCAGAGCATGTTTGGATTAAATGCTGCAGTTTGAGTGCTTCTTGTAGGCACAATAGGGCGACATCTCAGGACCTGCAGACAAGCCACAGCTGCAATTAAATCAGAATCAAACTCAAGCCCACAAAATGGATTCTttcagtatttcatttattttataaaaaggGAATGCAATTACAAAATGTTTATGTACCTACATTAGTGTTTCAGATTGTACCGGTTTAACACAGGCAGCGTGCTACTGGACACACAAGGCTATTGCACACGAGACATTTCATACAACACAAatcatacatactgtacaaagatacatacatacatacatacttacaaacatacagtttttcatatatttatcataaaaaaatcatagaatcAGGCAACACGACAAAGTGATAGGTACATAGATTTAAACACCTCTCCATCTGAAACAAACTGGGGGAAAGCAAACATCACTGAAGCTGCCAAAGTGCTTTTCACCATTTCTACTTGGCCATCTAAATGTAAAGgtcaagaaaaaacacagagggagagaagaatttttaaatgtgtgtctACAGGATGAACATTAGTGTAAGTTTGAACAACAGGAACCggacaatgaaaaacaggacTTCCTATGGCTGAAGGAAGTTGCATGTCGTAGGATGTCATAGAATGAGGATGAAGCTAACCTCCCTGGGAGGCAGATTCCCCCtgtgcatttgaaaaaaagaatttcTCTTATTTTGTAGGGGAGGCGTGGGGTCTTTGAAAACTGAGATTATATCTTAAATTGCATATGGCATTATGGCTCGCAAATTAAACCAGGATGTTCACAACAAGTTCTTGTTCATGGTGCTATTTAAGACTTCACAGTGAGGGTGACCTACCCTGTGTATCCCACTCTCCGATCGTCAGTGACTTGGTAATTCAAAATAATGATCAATAATACTGTCAACAATGGAGCGCCTGCCCCAAACACTTCATACATACATTCAGCCTAATTCCCCAAGAGGAAGgcacaaacagagacagcacATTGCTGCTATGTTGCTACAACACTGTCAGGACATTGGTCCCATTAGTCAAAGCTGCTGGACAGCTGTCAATGAGTAAATTTCATCAGTGCCAACTCACTTCAGGAAATGTGCTTTCTGATTAGGCCTTCCTCCACAGAAACTGTTAAGATACAAAAGACAACAGTAAAAGCAAGAGGGACAGATTATGACGGCGAATGAGGGAAGGGGTGTTAGTGATGGAAGCTGGAGCTGGAATATATCATACACATTAGTGCTTACAAACGAGTTAGAATTTCATGCAGTAAATGTAAGCAGATTATGCAAATTTGTTGTAGTTTATCAGATGGTTTAAGCAAGGTTATATAGGGAATATATAGCCCTGGTTTTGTTGAAGGAGAACTCGTGGTAGTATGGCTTCTGTGGAGTGCAGTGTGGAGTGAAGCTGATCACTGCCTCGGTTCAGTAAGGAATGAGCGATGAATCTGTAGGCCTAATGTATACATATATCAGTGAAGGAGAGTAATGTGGTTCAACCTTACAAAGGAAAACAATCACTGAAGTAATCTACAAAGTGCAACTCTGCAAGCTTTGCATTGACACAGTTCTTGAAAGGCCCAAAACAACTCACCATAACTATGATATTATGCATGCTATGTTTCcattttttggcttttaatAGGGTTTTACAtgtttagaaagaaaaacaaaattaagatGACAGGcgtatacatttatacattaaaaTGGTTTGCAACTCCATATTAAGTGATGGGAGTacccataaaaaaaaagctattttcacatttctgaaaGTTCTCACCCTTTAAATTGGTTCCCTCTTGAAAGATTGTGACTTACACCCACTGCTTGGGTGAATTGATTAAATGCTGATTCTGACTCTTCACACAAATTTGATTGTAATACGAAGAAGTCTGCATCGTAGAATGTgtctctgcagacagctgtgtcCCAGCCTCGCCAGGCATCTCAGTCCAGGGTGTGTGcttgcttctctctgtctcatcacAGCCTCTCATACTTGATCTcatatacactcacactcacacacacacactcacacacacacacgcatgcacacacacacacacacacacacacacacacacacacacacacacacacacacacacacacacacacacacacacacaagcactctGATGTGTTTTGCACCACATTAGACACAGGTGGTACAATCTTGCATGATGGGTGTGGTCTGGTGTTCGAGTTTGTTCGTGCAGTGCTCCATGGAGCTGGAGCTCTTTAGAAGGACCAGACAACGGTCAGCGGGCCGCCCGCTTTGCAGCACCCCCCAGCAGCACAGCACACGCATGAACTCCTTTCTCATGTCCTTGCTGCGCAGCATGTAGATCACTGGGTTAAGAGCTGAGTTCAGAGTGGCAAAGCCAAAAAAGATGTCTGCTTTGGAGAGGATATGGCAGAATTGTATGCCGCAGGATGAGTCTAGGAGGAGGATGATAAAAGCAGGCAGCCAGCACATGATGAAGACACCCAGCACTATAGTGACTGTTTTCAAAAGGGCATAGGCCGGTGAGTTGGTTGCTTCCTGGTGGCTGGAGCGTACAATCAAATAGATCCTCACATAGAGGATGACGATAGAGAGTAGTATGATGCTGAAAATGGTTACAACAAAGACGATGTATATCTTAGAGTAGAGTGGCAACACGGCTGAGCATTCAGGGAGGTTGTTGATGCAGTTCCAGCCGATGATGGGAAGTCCTCCGAGCAGGATGGAGGTGACCCAACAAGCTCCTATCAGGAGGAACATGCGGCACGTTTTGTTGGAGCCGTACACTTTAACTTTGGTGATAGCAATATAGCGCTCTATAGCTATGGCTAGCAAACTGAAGACTGAAGCTGCCAGAGCGATAAACGCCGTGCCCTCCCGGATGAACCACTGCACAGGCACCAGCTCAAAAGTCCTTGACCCTGATAGAaaaatgttggctatgtaggCCGAACCTGCCAGCAAGTCAGAAAACGCCAGGTTGCcgatgaagaaaaacatggcaGAGTGGAACTTCTTGTTGCGGCAGACAGCGATGAGGACCAGCAGATTCTccaggatgatgatggtgcagAGGACCACGATGACAATGTTCAGAGTGGTGAGGTGTTTTTTATTCTCAATGAGCTTCTCCAGCTCCTGGGTGGTCATGTTCTTAGCAAAGGCATAGTAGGAGTGGATCAGACTGTTATTGTAGTACTGGGAATACTTGCTCTTCATGGTGACAGGGTGGCAGAGCACAGCGGCTTTACGGCAAAGATTCATTCACACAGTGGAGCCGTGAAGAGTGTCGACTGAGATAATCATTGCCTTTAAGGACAGGAAGAGGGCTGGGGAGGGAGACTGCCTGTCCCACAGTCACGTCTCAGGAGTCCTGTGCGGGTCACCTGCAGgcacacaaagaaagagaagccTGCATTACTCACAGGGGAAATTTTTGTTGCACTAATGAAATAAACTGTgacaatgcaaacacacatttaaaaaaaaaagcaatgcaCTCGCCCAAGTTAAAGtccaacaaaagcaaaacaaagtatCTAGGCAACAACCTGTCTGTAGTCCAGTCTGCAGAGTGGAAACtaaacattttcttaaattcacTTGAAGAAGGAGCAGCAACAGGTCAGAGCTTTAAAATAAGAACCTGGGATCTAACAGATAAACATTCAACATGAAGGTAAAGAACGACAACCACATGTCACAAACGACTGatcacacagtgaacacactgcACTCACTGTGTCCATTTGGTACATCCCAAACTGAACTCCCTTGCAGGCAACAGTTGCAGCTTGTTGCAGACTAAAACAGATGGAGAGTCATAATCCAGTAGCTCATAGGGGAGTCGTACGTTATCATAAAAAATGACTCTGTGGGGGAATATTAACATTCAAAGATCTtccccctcccacccacccacctcctttttttttttttttttttttttctgatggtgAACCTGTGCAGGAAGAGTTCATCTTCAGGTGGAAGAATAAATGCTCTGTGAGGCTCTGTGGGTGCTGGCGCTCAGACAAAGGGCTGCGCTCGCAGTCTGAAGGGGACATTCCACCAACCCTGTCCGCGCACTCGGCTGTCAACACACGGTATTGTTGTGGGGAGCGAACCATTCCACTCCAGTGAGCTACCTCTTGAAACTTCAGCATAGCTTGTGGATCAGCCAGGCCTCTTCATCCTGACCCACCCCTTCCAACCAGTTGTGAAACGCCAATCAAATAGATACCTGAGAGGAAAAGGTGGGTGCTTGATTTGACATATTgccattttaattattcaataaACTAAAGATTCtgcacagttgtgtgtgttataaTGAGGAATAA
This region includes:
- the s1pr2 gene encoding sphingosine 1-phosphate receptor 2, producing the protein MNLCRKAAVLCHPVTMKSKYSQYYNNSLIHSYYAFAKNMTTQELEKLIENKKHLTTLNIVIVVLCTIIILENLLVLIAVCRNKKFHSAMFFFIGNLAFSDLLAGSAYIANIFLSGSRTFELVPVQWFIREGTAFIALAASVFSLLAIAIERYIAITKVKVYGSNKTCRMFLLIGACWVTSILLGGLPIIGWNCINNLPECSAVLPLYSKIYIVFVVTIFSIILLSIVILYVRIYLIVRSSHQEATNSPAYALLKTVTIVLGVFIMCWLPAFIILLLDSSCGIQFCHILSKADIFFGFATLNSALNPVIYMLRSKDMRKEFMRVLCCWGVLQSGRPADRCLVLLKSSSSMEHCTNKLEHQTTPIMQDCTTCV